The following coding sequences are from one Ammospiza nelsoni isolate bAmmNel1 chromosome 5, bAmmNel1.pri, whole genome shotgun sequence window:
- the LOC132073132 gene encoding histone H2B 7: protein MPEPAKSAPAPKKGSKKAVTKTQKKGDKKRKRARKESYSIYVYKVLKQVHPDTGISSKAMSIMNSFVNDIFERIAGEASRLAHYNKRSTITSREIQTAVRLLLPGELAKHAVSEGTKAVTKYTSSK, encoded by the coding sequence ATGCCTGAGCCGGCGAAGTCTGCTCCAGCACCGAAGAAAGGCTCCAAGAAGGCGGTGACCAAGACGCAGAAGAAGGGCGACAAGAAGCGCAAGAGGGCAAGGAAAGAGAGCTACTCCATCTACGTGTACAAGGTGCTGAAGCAGGTGCACCCCGACACAGGCATCTCGTCCAAGGCCATGAGTATCATGAATTCTTTCGTCAACGACATCTTCGAGCGCATCGCGGGCGAGGCCTCGCGCCTGGCGCACTACAACAAGCGCTCCACCATCACCTCGCGGGAGATCCAGACGGCCGTGCGCCTGCTGCTGCCCGGCGAGCTGGCCAAGCACGCCGTGTCCGAGGGCACCAAGGCCGTCACCAAGTACACCAGCTCCAAGTAA
- the LOC132073771 gene encoding histone H4: protein MSGRGKGGKGLGKGGAKRHRKVLRDNIQGITKPAIRRLARRGGVKRISGLIYEETRGVLKVFLENVIRDAVTYTEHAKRKTVTAMDVVYALKRQGRTLYGFGG from the coding sequence ATGTCTGGCCGGGGCAAGGGCGGCAAGGGGCTCGGCAAGGGCGGCGCCAAGCGCCACCGCAAGGTGCTGCGCGACAACATCCAGGGCATCACCAAGCCGGCCATCCGCCGCCTGGCTCGGCGCGGCGGCGTCAAGCGCATCTCGGGGCTCATCTACGAAGAGACGCGCGGCGTGCTCAAGGTCTTCCTGGAGAACGTCATCCGCGACGCCGTCACCTACACGGAGCACGCCAAGAGGAAAACGGTCACGGCCATGGACGTGGTCTACGCCCTCAAGCGCCAGGGTCGCACTCTCTACGGTTTCGGCGGTTAA